Proteins from a genomic interval of Quercus lobata isolate SW786 chromosome 11, ValleyOak3.0 Primary Assembly, whole genome shotgun sequence:
- the LOC115967638 gene encoding ankyrin repeat-containing protein NPR4-like, translating into MSHPHGASFENIDRQGPSSVQSVTAVTSPHMALAITSETSRHVAQENPNQTSKCEACKRPTRFEYLELYRAALEGNWDKAKIVVEEYPEAIRDSITETCDVLHIAFASKHSSFVKEVVRFLTDKDLERINVNGDTALCFAAKLGTVKIAKEMVDKNNRLPLVCSSEERTPLHIAAKLGRRDMTSYLCDVTPLENLSLDERMEILMATITNDMYDIALKILKEDEKLATAKDEKTIAALRELAKKPFVIGSESWLSLWERCFNFGFKGIRDKINRQELVHEMVIRVWIAVQQFKDSRFSNIFLQTPLFDAAEFGNAEFLIILIRYYPDMIWTTNYFHRSLFHIAVMNRQESVYKLIHEMGAIKEIILTYVDAYKQNILHLAGKLAPKTRLNLVPGAALQMQRELLWFKEVEKIVPPSYPKMRDNKNRTPWELFTEEHKELRREGEKWMKDTVNFYIIVATLITGVVFAAAFTVPGGSNQDTGIPIFLKNIWFRVFFISDAIALVSSSTSILMFLSILTSRFTEMDFVVSLPTKLELGVSALFISIAGMLVAFSATCCLVFKSEMASLPIVIIALASVPIILFVRIHYQFWVDIIRSTYSSRFLFGPLNDPFQLKREED; encoded by the exons GGCCAACAAGATTTGAGTACCTTGAACTCTATCGAGCTGCCCTAGAAGGTAATTGGGACAAAGCTAAAATAGTGGTGGAAGAATATCCAGAAGCCATTCGAGATTCCATTACAGAAACGTGTGACGTTCTTCACATTGCATTCGCATCAAAACACTCGTCTTTTGTAAAAGAAGTGGTGAGATTTTTGACCGACAAAGACTTAGAACGGATAAACGTAAATGGAGATACAGCCCTTTGCTTTGCTGCAAAATTAGGAACTGTGAAAATTGCTAAGGAGATGGTTGATAAGAACAATAGGCTCCCACTCGTCTGCAGTAGCGAAGAAAGGACACCACTTCACATAGCAGCAAAGCTCGGAAGAAGAGACATGACGTCGTATCTATGCGATGTGACTCCTTTAGAAAATTTGTCTCTCGACGAACGCATGGAGATCCTTATGGCTACTATTACCAATGATATGTATG ATATAGCACTCAAAATTCTGAAAGAGGATGAAAAATTAGCAACTGCAAAAGATGAAAAGACTATTGCAGCATTGCGTGAGTTGGCCAAAAAACCCTTTGTAATTGGCAGCGAAAGTTGGCTATCACTCTGGGAAAGATGCTTCAACTTCG GGTTCAAAGGTATCCGTGACAAAATTAACAGACAAGAATTAGTCCATGAAATGGTTATTCGCGTCTGGATTGCGGTTCAACAATTCAAGGACAGCCGGTTCTcaaacatttttcttcaaacTCCACTTTTTGATGCTGCAGAATTTGGGAATGCTGAATTTCTAATTATACTTATTCGCTATTATCCTGATATGATATGGACTACGAACTATTTCCATCGAAGTTTATTTCACATTGCTGTTATGAACCGGCAAGAGAGTGTCTACAAGTTGATACATGAGATGGGCGCTATCAAGGAAATAATTCTAACCTATGTTGACGCCTATAAACAAAACATCCTGCACTTAGCAGGAAAATTGGCTCCAAAAACCCGATTAAATCTTGTACCAGGAGCAGCCCTTCAAATGCAACGGGAGTTGTTATGGTTTAAG GAGGTAGAAAAGATTGTGCCGCCTTCATACCCGAAGATGAGGGATAATAAGAACCGAACACCGTGGGAATTATTTACAGAGGAGCATAAAGAACTAAGGAGAGAAGGTGAAAAGTGGATGAAGGATACAGTAAACTTTTACATTATTGTGGCAACACTGATTACCGGTGTGGTTTTCGCTGCAGCTTTCACTGTACCGGGTGGCAGCAATCAAGACACAGGGATccctatttttttgaaaaatatttggtttAGGGTATTTTTCATATCAGATGCAATAGCACTAGTCTCCTCTTCGACGTCAATATTAATGTTTTTGTCAATTCTCACATCACGTTTCACGGAAATGGATTTCGTCGTGTCATTACCAACAAAGTTGGAGTTGGGAGTCAGCGCACTCTTTATCTCTATAGCAGGCATGCTGGTAGCCTTCAGCGCAACCTGCTGTTTGGTCTTTAAAAGTGAAATGGCGTCGCTTCCGATAGTTATAATTGCTTTGGCTAGTGTCCCAATTATTTTGTTCGTTAGAATACATTATCAATTCTGGGTTGATATCATACGCTCAACATACTCTTCTAGGTTTCTTTTTGGGCCGCTTAATGATCCATTTCAattgaagagagaagaagattGA